The genomic DNA ATAGCAAGAAAATATGGCGAACAATCGTATAAGGATAGCGACAACTCCGATTTAGGAGAAGAATTAGCAGATGTCTTATTTGTTCTTTTGTGTTTGGCCAATCAAACCGATACCAAGCTGCAAGAAGCCTTTGATAAAAAACTGAAAGTCAAGACAGTAAGAGATGCTGAGCGCCATCTAGGAAATTCTAAACTAAAATAATTAGCTATATTTGACACACTTAATGACGTCTAATCATGAAAAAACGAAGCCCTTTTAACACTACTTCACCTATTCATTTATTATCTACTCTCTTTGCTTACATCTTGAGTTTTGTACGGTGTTATCGCTTTAGTTTTATCTTATAAGATTAACGCCTATCAGAAATAAATAACCTTAAAACTTAAAACAATGAATCAGCTTACAAACCTATACTTTTCAAGTAAATACCGCTTTACTTTTCTATGTATTACCTTTTCGTTCTTGATATTTTTTATCCTTTTAAATCGATCGTTTATTTTTCTATTCTTTTTTGTGAATATGCTCTATATCTTCTTAAAGTATGTCAATAGACCAACATTGACTATTACTGATAATGAGTTAATTCAAGATGGATTTTATTTCAAAAAATTAAAGATAAATGAGCTAGTCGATATAGATACTACTGAATCAAAGGTCGTCTTCAGAACTAATCATGATCAATTAATGATTAAACTCAACTTCGTGGATAGTGATACCAGAAAGAAGTTGTTGAATTTTATTGAAAATCAATCTTTATAGAATTATGGGTAAAGACTTAAAAATTTATTATTCCAAGAGCTACAAGAAGAAATGGTTCATTGCCTTAGCTGTTATATCTATTCTCTATTTGTTAATTGTTCTAATGGTAGACGAACCTTTTCTGCTCGATGTATTACTAGCTCTTTATCTTGTTATAATTGTAGTTTCTTTACAAAAACCTTACTTGCATATTAAAGGCGATCGTATAAGAAGTGGCTATAATATGTCCCAAACATTAAGCCTTTCTAAATTAAAAGGTGTTTTTATTGAAGATGGTGATTATGTATTTAGAGAAACACACAAAGTCTTATATATAAATTTAGATTTAGTCAGCCTAGAGGATAAAAAGAAAGTTATTCGTTTTTTAAAGGAAAAGGAATTGCTAAAGTCTACTTATGATGCCGTTCAAGACTTGTTTAAGATGTAGTTAAGTTGCTTTTTTCTTGCTTAGCTTTTGCTTTAGCCTTCTCGTTGCGTTCAATG from Flavobacteriales bacterium includes the following:
- a CDS encoding MazG nucleotide pyrophosphohydrolase domain-containing protein, translating into IARKYGEQSYKDSDNSDLGEELADVLFVLLCLANQTDTKLQEAFDKKLKVKTVRDAERHLGNSKLK